The window ACGTTTCAAGTGGCTTACGTTTCTCAGAACGTAGCCATGCAGGAAGCTCTTTAGCCACCAAAGTATCGAAGAGAATTTGAAAGTACTCGGCTACAACTTTGCGCCCAACCTGAGCATCACTGGCAATACTTGAATAGTTAATAATTTGACCGTTGCATAATGCCGCAGTCGTCAAGAATCGTGAGAATGCAGGGAGGTTCCGTACCGACGCTTCATTAGCAATTTCGTTCTCTAAATAAGTGCCAAGATATGCGCCTAAATCGGCACGAGGATCATCGGATAGATAAATTGAGGGAATAAGCCCTCGGTTTAGACACTTACGGAGATCAAAAAGATTATCTCCTAGTTCATTATAGGTCAGAGGGTGAAGGGCGAGCTGACGTGCACGGCCACCAAGTAGATTGACACCCTTGGCCTTTAATTTGCGAGCACTTGAGCCAGTCAGCACAAACCGCAGCTCATCCTTCTCGATCATCAAGTGCACTTCATCCAATAGCTCAGGTAGACGCTGTATCTCGTCTATTACTACGATGCCGCTCTCCGGCCTATGGGCCGATACCTGTTTCCGGAT of the Deltaproteobacteria bacterium genome contains:
- a CDS encoding ATP-binding protein, translated to MLLLGPRQTGKTQLIKHTLSDEVAYYNLLDQEMFFRLANDPTLIRKQVSAHRPESGIVVIDEIQRLPELLDEVHLMIEKDELRFVLTGSSARKLKAKGVNLLGGRARQLALHPLTYNELGDNLFDLRKCLNRGLIPSIYLSDDPRADLGAYLGTYLENEIANEASVRNLPAFSRFLTTAALCNGQIINYSSIASDAQVGRKVVAEYFQILFDTLVAKELPAWLRSEKRKPLETSKFYFFDTGIVRAILDLPPTKEKSKDFGDFFEAYIHHELSSYIDYYRPNTTLHYWRTTTNHEVDFILGGTVAIEVKAKTLVGEKDLHGLRACEQEKILKKYIVVCMEERARIVDDIFLILPYKEFLNSLWNHELIEAREEI